The genomic DNA ctccgctgtctcttgccggcacctcttctttcgcgagTCTCTCCACGTGTCAATAAGACTTCACGAAGACCCGGAACGGCggccgagagacggcggggtCGCCCGTCTCCAAGGAGACCTTCTCCCAGGATTTTGGAACGACGAATGCGTCGACAAACGGCTTTGCCGCCGTTACGCTCTGGCTACAGTCGCACCTTGCTCATAAGCCGTGACTCGTGCGTCTTGCATTCGTCTGGGGTGTCCCTCAGCAGGGTCATTCCCGGCTGCTTCTGTGTTTGCTGCTCGAAAAGTGCAATCTTTCCccctccgtcgtctctctcaaAAAGGGTGCGCCACAGCCCCTAGTCGCATTGTCTCCGGCTCGCGGCGTTCCCTTCCCCCTTCTCACCCAGGAGGCTTCCGCTCTCCGTTCCACTCGGTGCCTCGGGACTCTCAGGTGTgcatctctgtttcttcgcgaAGCCGGCTCTTCTCCGACTCCTTTTCTTACACCCTTTCTCTGCTCAGAGAGAGTGAAGCCCCGCCCGTTGCGCTTTCTGACAGCCCCAGGGACAGCCTCTCCTCGTGCCTCTCTTGTCCAGTCCGCGCGAATCCTTCGCCTCCGATCAACacgcggtctctctcccagTGTCCGCTGCCGTCGGCTCTGCACTCATTgctgcgcctgtctccgcagtTTCCCGGctcggcgcgcctgcgtcctGTGCGGCCACCTTTTTCCGCTTGCGCCAGACGCAGgtttttgtgcatgcacgatgtctctcgcgtcttcgggTTCGCGCGGCGGGGCGGGCGGCACCCGTCCTTCCCACTTCGGCTCGGATatcgcctctcctctgttgcCGGCAGTCGGCGAGCGGGAGGAGCCGAGGCAGCTGAGCCGTCAAGAGGCTGAGAGCCGCCTCCGTGAAGAGCCGTCGAACGTGCGCTCAGCGGCTGTAGGTACAGCCGTCTTCACCCGCGGGTCggaggaggaggacgacgaggaagacggcgaggaagaaggcgaaacctGGATCTCCTGGTTCTGTGCCCTCGAGGGCCACGAGTGCTTCAGCGAAGTCGACGAAGAATACATCAAAGACACCTTCAACCTCTTCGGCTTGAAGCCCCTCATCGGCAACTACGACGCCGCCCTCGACATGATTCTCGGCGCGGCGCCGGACGACGAAGACATCGACGAGCAGCACTTCCTCGAAGTCTATCGCGATGCGATGGACCTCTACGGCCTGATCCACTCGAGATATGTCATCACGCCAAGAGGCTTGGCTCAAATGGTAAgacgaaacgaggaagaaaacggccaGGGGCGCTCCAGGTGCATGCGGAACACGAACGGCGCCAGAGACACGGCGTTGCCTCGAgactctgtctcgcctttcttcatGTTTGCATTTCTGCACTCACCGGACTTGTACCTCTCTGCAGCTGACTCTGTGTCCGGTGCGTGGCGTGGAGTCATCAACACGCACATCGGGACCGACCTCTCTCGGGGTGGgggcctctctgtgtgcctctTCCACTTCCGCTGCTTTCCAGCCCCCGTTAGTGGCTCCGGCCCTGGAGGTGTCTGGCGACGAATCTACCCCGTGCCGGCGCGATTGTGGCGATGCATCTACATCCATGTCTATATCTCTCGACATCTAAGTCGAGATCTAtctctatgtatatatatatatatatatatatatgtatatatatatgtatatatgtatatatatatatatatatctgcctctgtctctctctctctatctctctgtcgtATCTCAAGTGCATCTTCAGACACATTTACATACTTTAGGGCGAATGTGTGGGATCGTGGCTGCCATGTATGTCTAAAATTGTTTTGGTTTTGCAGCGCGAAAAGTACATTTCAGGGCAATTTGGCGAATGCCCTCGCGTCCTGTGCGACCGCCATCCTGTCTTGCCTCTCGGCATTTCTCCAGATCTCAGCTCGCATCGTCTTCGGGTGTGTCACTAAAAAAATTGATTCCACAAATTAAACGAACAGGAAATTTTAACGAGGCACAGAAAGAGCCGCACATCGATGTTCAACGGCGCCTGCTTCAGCTTTTAGGCCTGTGTCTTATCAGGACTCCTGCCTGTCAAAATACGTGTTCTTGTGTAcatctccgtctctcgcgactTTTCTGTTCCTGTGCAACTAGGTTGCTTGCTTTCCATCTCTGGTAGACCGGAGATTTCGAGTGCCCGCATCGAAGGGTGTATCGACGTTGTGTTCGTCGATATACGCAGAGGAagggatgcatgcaaaggggtgcatgcgcaccgCGCGCCCTTGTTTGCCCACCGTTTTCTAGGGGAATCGGATGTACGGAAACGTATGTGGCCGTCTTTGGATTTGCCTCTGAATCAAAGGCGCTtgttcttttcgtttcctcgttcaGCTGTATTGCCCCCTTTGCCAAGAGGCCTACGACGTGCGCGAAGGcagtgaagaagcgaaagacatCGACGGCGCTTTCTTCggtccttcctttccccacATTTTCCTTCAGACATTCCCGAACTTGGTGAGAGctggccttctcttccgtgtcttctgcgttccccgtctcttcACTTTGCCGCTTTTTGCTTCCTGTCGCTGTCCACGCGCTTTGTGGCACCGCGGGGCGCGCGGTTTCCCCGTCCAGGCTCTAGGCTTCCGAACCGCCCCGCCTTTCCCCCGCAAACGCCTCCTTCATCGGCGAATTCCTCTCGTGTCGATGCGCGCCGCAGGTACCCCTCGACGTCCCGGTGCCGTACCAGCCGAAAATCTTCGGCTTCCGCGTCCACAACAGAAAGTCCATCGTTCAACTGAAGCTCGAGAGGGTGAGCGTTTTGCCTGGGCCACTCCGCCACGCGTGCCTactttcgctgtctctctgtctgccttCCGTCTCGACCGCTAGTTTCCTCGCCGAGAAAACTGCGGTCCTTCACGTCGTGGGgggtcgtctctcgcctctctctccacctcgttCGTT from Neospora caninum Liverpool complete genome, chromosome VIII includes the following:
- a CDS encoding putative casein kinase II beta chain, producing MSLASSGSRGGAGGTRPSHFGSDIASPLLPAVGEREEPRQLSRQEAESRLREEPSNVRSAAVGTAVFTRGSEEEDDEEDGEEEGETWISWFCALEGHECFSEVDEEYIKDTFNLFGLKPLIGNYDAALDMILGAAPDDEDIDEQHFLEVYRDAMDLYGLIHSRYVITPRGLAQMREKYISGQFGECPRVLCDRHPVLPLGISPDLSSHRLRLYCPLCQEAYDVREGSEEAKDIDGAFFGPSFPHIFLQTFPNLVPLDVPVPYQPKIFGFRVHNRKSIVQLKLERGEYGVDCVPAGSTRPALAASAAGPATSGAGEEARAERDTTSQVGAEKKEETLTAETGDAAFSKTVGEAFSRPSGDWKISGT